The following coding sequences are from one Pigmentibacter sp. JX0631 window:
- a CDS encoding putative sulfate exporter family transporter: MRNGIIFFLFIVAVFLFPYFFPNSAKLNGTFAFVLGIIYSFSLGNKYLSLTQSWGKRLLSWSIVGLGFGMNLITVLEVGRTGLVYSILGILLTILFGYVLGRTLKINPEQSLLVSFGTAICGGSAIAVLSQSIKASGAAISASLAVVFLYNALALLIFPQIGSYLNLNQEQFGLWSALAIHDTSSVIGASYQYGDKALAIATTVKLGRALWIIPFAIIISSFYKKNYFNKNSLRDEQQKKNIPWVIIGFLLAAASATWIPIVNKYGSILNLISSKLLVLTLFLIGTNLTKEVIQKVGLKPFILGGILWVLISAITLQLIILGIISI; this comes from the coding sequence ATGAGAAATGGCATAATTTTTTTCTTATTTATAGTAGCAGTTTTTCTTTTTCCATATTTTTTTCCAAACTCTGCAAAATTAAATGGAACGTTCGCCTTTGTTTTAGGAATTATTTATTCCTTTTCGCTTGGAAATAAATATCTTTCCCTAACCCAATCCTGGGGAAAAAGACTTTTAAGCTGGTCAATTGTAGGCTTAGGTTTCGGGATGAATTTAATTACAGTATTAGAAGTCGGTCGAACGGGTTTAGTGTACTCTATTTTGGGAATATTATTAACAATATTATTTGGTTATGTCCTTGGAAGAACTTTAAAAATAAATCCAGAGCAGTCGTTGCTAGTTTCATTTGGAACGGCGATTTGTGGTGGTAGTGCAATTGCTGTATTATCGCAATCCATTAAAGCTTCCGGTGCAGCGATTAGTGCCTCACTAGCGGTTGTATTTTTATATAATGCTTTAGCATTGCTTATTTTCCCCCAGATTGGCTCTTACTTAAATCTTAATCAAGAACAATTTGGTTTATGGAGTGCGCTTGCTATTCATGACACAAGTTCAGTAATTGGCGCAAGTTATCAATATGGGGACAAAGCATTAGCTATTGCTACTACAGTAAAATTAGGCAGAGCTTTGTGGATAATTCCATTTGCTATTATTATTTCTTCCTTTTATAAAAAAAATTATTTCAATAAAAATTCTCTTAGGGATGAACAACAAAAAAAGAATATCCCTTGGGTAATTATAGGCTTTTTATTAGCAGCAGCTTCTGCCACATGGATACCTATCGTAAATAAATATGGATCAATTTTGAATTTAATTTCTAGCAAATTACTTGTTCTTACTTTATTTCTAATAGGAACAAATTTAACAAAAGAAGTTATTCAAAAGGTGGGATTAAAACCTTTTATCTTAGGAGGTATTTTATGGGTACTTATATCTGCGATAACTCTGCAATTGATCATTCTTGGAATTATTAGTATTTAA
- a CDS encoding S8 family serine peptidase, with amino-acid sequence MKEPTPSILKIFLSVSIAFLFSCSNSKKENTGNGNSKAKFRICTFENSKYNQGLPNPFCTDLNNNSLNPLGKYEWHLKNTGRNVFSSQNPSANEDINVYDVLNTSCLSGKNIPVAIVDSGLEMLHPSLLPNVNNSGKVQSINFLANEINNQCINDPTPDSSVTTDHGTMVAGIVGMRSNLGYGGSGVAPLVLLSGYNLTSSAETQTISNFGDSLGQSDESKNNYIFNMSFGSKSDIPIQFDYVYQLLADGIFLEGVNSLRNGKGAIFVKSAGNSFKDYSSSVSFLNCANANIIGITCIPANMDPVNTLPYVIVVGSSNASGKHASYSSTGSNLWVSAPGGEYGLDKNWIVSKYDSTLPPFSISSTDVLFFPAIITTDLSGSHRGYSLPFFGKLNYDKAIFIKNSFNAGLALDDDGKILNSNYNYVATMNGTSSAAPIVSGVVALLLEANPKLTWRDVKHILASTAKQIDPGLSAKNSAIGGGVLYTFEQGWVKNAADYFFSNTYGFGRVDAGRAVAMAKTYILGSLGKFIETNFFSPSITLPINVPLGLNGTDDQIKINVTNFLTIESVTLSVSGTSNYLADVAIEVYSPSGTKSIVWNAGNSATSSTAKFLNTHISSNAFYGENSHGTWVVKIICTGIRATNAKFSDVKLKISGH; translated from the coding sequence ATGAAAGAACCTACTCCTTCAATTTTAAAAATTTTTTTATCAGTTAGTATTGCTTTCTTATTTTCGTGTAGTAATTCAAAGAAAGAAAATACTGGTAATGGTAATAGTAAAGCTAAATTTAGAATTTGTACATTTGAGAATTCAAAATACAATCAAGGTTTGCCAAATCCATTTTGTACAGATCTAAATAACAATTCATTAAATCCTTTAGGAAAGTATGAATGGCATTTAAAAAATACAGGTCGTAATGTTTTTTCTTCGCAAAATCCTTCTGCTAACGAAGATATAAATGTTTATGATGTTCTTAATACTTCTTGTTTAAGTGGAAAGAATATTCCTGTTGCCATTGTCGATTCTGGTTTAGAGATGTTACATCCTTCCTTACTACCTAACGTAAATAATTCTGGTAAAGTTCAATCTATTAATTTTTTAGCTAATGAAATAAATAATCAATGCATTAATGATCCTACACCCGATTCAAGCGTAACAACAGATCATGGTACCATGGTTGCTGGAATTGTTGGGATGAGAAGTAATCTAGGATATGGTGGTAGTGGCGTCGCTCCACTTGTTTTACTTTCCGGATATAATTTAACAAGCAGTGCAGAAACCCAAACAATTTCCAACTTTGGAGATTCTTTAGGACAAAGCGATGAGTCGAAGAATAATTACATTTTTAATATGAGTTTTGGCTCAAAATCAGATATTCCTATTCAATTTGACTATGTATATCAATTATTAGCCGATGGAATTTTTCTTGAAGGAGTGAATTCCTTACGAAATGGGAAAGGTGCTATTTTTGTAAAATCTGCTGGAAATTCATTTAAAGATTATAGCTCTTCAGTATCATTCTTAAATTGTGCAAATGCTAATATTATTGGAATTACCTGCATTCCTGCCAATATGGATCCTGTTAATACTCTTCCTTATGTTATTGTTGTAGGAAGTAGCAATGCTTCTGGAAAGCACGCTAGTTATTCAAGTACGGGCTCAAATCTTTGGGTATCTGCTCCTGGTGGTGAGTATGGTTTAGATAAAAATTGGATAGTTAGTAAATATGATAGTACATTGCCTCCTTTTTCTATAAGTTCTACTGATGTGTTATTTTTTCCAGCAATTATTACAACAGATCTTTCTGGTAGTCATAGAGGTTACAGTTTACCTTTTTTTGGAAAATTAAATTATGATAAAGCTATTTTTATTAAAAATTCATTTAATGCTGGTTTAGCATTAGATGATGACGGAAAAATACTGAATTCTAATTACAATTATGTAGCTACAATGAATGGAACTTCTTCAGCTGCACCAATAGTTTCTGGAGTTGTTGCTTTACTATTAGAGGCAAATCCTAAATTAACATGGAGAGATGTGAAACATATTTTAGCTTCTACTGCAAAACAAATTGATCCAGGATTGTCTGCAAAAAATTCTGCAATTGGTGGCGGTGTTCTTTATACCTTTGAACAAGGTTGGGTGAAAAATGCTGCCGATTATTTTTTCTCGAATACCTATGGATTTGGGAGGGTTGATGCAGGCAGAGCGGTTGCGATGGCAAAAACCTATATCTTAGGATCGCTTGGAAAATTTATTGAAACAAATTTTTTCTCCCCTTCTATTACTTTGCCTATTAATGTTCCGTTAGGTCTCAACGGAACAGACGATCAAATTAAAATAAACGTCACAAATTTCCTTACTATTGAATCTGTTACTTTGTCGGTTTCAGGTACTAGCAATTACTTGGCGGATGTAGCTATTGAAGTTTATTCTCCTTCTGGAACGAAAAGTATCGTTTGGAATGCTGGTAATTCAGCGACAAGTAGCACTGCTAAATTTTTAAATACACATATATCTTCAAATGCGTTTTATGGTGAAAATTCCCATGGGACTTGGGTAGTAAAAATAATTTGTACTGGGATTAGAGCTACCAACGCAAAATTTAGTGATGTAAAATTAAAAATTTCTGGGCATTAA
- a CDS encoding NAD(P)/FAD-dependent oxidoreductase yields MSSNISSRRKFIKKIALASVLTASSGYALRKITAQKKELSITGSILGANAKIGHKVNTEIKDIKFSAVEKISTLIIGGGVAGLSAGWWLKKNNYKDFKILEMNAEVGGNSFYSENNISKYPWGAHYLVMPTNESIYLKILLEEMRVIKGYKNSLPIYDEFSLCADPQERLFFQGEWQEGLLPYKGVSELDKQQYKEFFTLIERLKNQKGADNKPLFAIPIDYSSQDNEYLNLDHISMAEFMHQKGWNSKTLTWYINYCCRDDFGMGYEKVSAWAGLHYFAARNGRAANAEANTVLTWPEGNGFLVNYLKKYSTESIVNNCFVTSIENFKDFCNVNVFNTKDNTYIQYQAKQVIFCAPRFIANKVIKNYEKMNLPETSSWLIANITLQNVPASLSTSMAWDNVSYYSNSLGYIVANHQSLKIPKNDLVLTYYLPLDILSAKEERMLALKRNYNDWLNILLSDLNKMHSEIKNSIKNVDFWIWGHGMAAPGIGFLWSEKRKKLMEPFGNIDFAHSEMSGISLFEEAQYRGIEAAKKVLLRG; encoded by the coding sequence ATGTCCAGTAACATTTCCTCTAGAAGAAAATTTATAAAAAAAATTGCCTTGGCTTCTGTTTTAACCGCTTCTAGCGGATATGCTTTGCGAAAAATTACGGCTCAAAAAAAAGAATTATCTATAACTGGTTCTATATTAGGAGCTAATGCAAAAATAGGCCATAAAGTAAATACAGAAATTAAAGATATTAAATTTTCAGCAGTCGAAAAAATAAGTACACTAATAATTGGTGGTGGAGTAGCAGGATTATCTGCTGGCTGGTGGTTAAAAAAAAATAATTACAAAGATTTTAAAATTTTAGAAATGAATGCAGAAGTTGGCGGTAATTCTTTTTATTCTGAAAATAATATTTCGAAATATCCTTGGGGTGCGCATTATTTAGTCATGCCAACAAATGAATCTATTTATCTAAAAATTTTATTAGAAGAAATGCGAGTTATTAAAGGGTATAAAAATTCTTTACCAATTTATGATGAATTTTCTTTATGCGCCGACCCACAGGAAAGATTGTTTTTCCAAGGAGAGTGGCAAGAAGGATTGTTACCTTATAAGGGTGTATCAGAATTAGATAAACAACAATATAAAGAATTTTTTACTCTAATAGAAAGATTAAAAAACCAAAAAGGAGCTGACAATAAACCGCTGTTTGCTATCCCAATAGATTATAGTTCCCAAGATAATGAATATTTAAATTTAGATCATATTTCCATGGCAGAATTTATGCACCAAAAAGGCTGGAATTCAAAAACATTAACTTGGTACATTAATTACTGCTGTCGGGACGATTTTGGAATGGGATATGAAAAAGTTTCTGCTTGGGCAGGGTTACATTACTTTGCTGCACGTAATGGGAGAGCTGCGAATGCAGAAGCAAATACAGTGCTTACTTGGCCTGAAGGTAATGGATTTTTGGTTAATTATCTTAAAAAGTATTCAACAGAAAGTATTGTAAACAATTGTTTTGTTACTTCTATCGAAAATTTTAAAGATTTTTGTAATGTTAATGTTTTTAATACGAAAGATAATACTTATATTCAATATCAAGCAAAGCAAGTAATATTTTGTGCGCCAAGATTTATTGCAAATAAAGTGATAAAAAATTATGAAAAAATGAATTTACCTGAAACCTCATCTTGGCTAATAGCAAATATAACTTTGCAGAATGTTCCAGCATCACTATCAACATCAATGGCTTGGGATAACGTCAGTTACTATAGCAATTCTTTAGGATATATTGTTGCAAATCATCAAAGTTTAAAAATTCCTAAAAATGATCTTGTGTTAACTTATTATTTACCACTCGACATTCTATCAGCGAAAGAAGAAAGAATGCTTGCTTTAAAACGCAACTATAATGACTGGCTTAATATTCTTTTATCAGATTTAAATAAAATGCATTCTGAAATTAAAAATTCCATTAAAAATGTTGATTTTTGGATTTGGGGGCATGGTATGGCAGCACCAGGGATTGGTTTTCTCTGGAGTGAGAAACGGAAAAAACTAATGGAACCATTTGGAAATATTGATTTTGCTCACTCTGAAATGAGTGGCATTTCATTATTTGAAGAAGCTCAATATAGAGGAATTGAAGCAGCTAAAAAAGTTTTACTTCGGGGATGA
- a CDS encoding DHA2 family efflux MFS transporter permease subunit produces the protein MSFPLNKQVIIWILASALFMEMMDATILNTAIPNISLAFNTNPVNLKLAITSYLISLAIFIPISGWAADNYGTKNVFSTSIIVFSISSIFCGLSNSLLELSIFRALQGFGAAMMTPVARLIMVRVFPPSELVKATMYIFLPALTGPILGPLIGGLITTYTTWRWIFFINIPIGIITFILAQKYIINEESTQKKKPDFLGFFLIGTSLSCFAISLESIGESILPTLILKVLLSIGLITFIMFIFHAIHYKENSILNLQLFKIRTYRIGVLGNFISYIATGGVSFLLPLLFQLQFQYSPIKSGLLIAPMALGAFTMRGISSRFIKKFGFKKIIFVAPFGISFALLLIAQIDHSSSYLYICISCFLLGFFNILLFSSNGPLIYVDIPKSKSANATSLDITIRQFTSGISVGFVSFLLLTFLDSLKTDIFKFEGLKAFHFTLYILAGIILLQVFVSFGLKTHDGENASKNAN, from the coding sequence ATGTCATTTCCATTAAATAAACAAGTAATTATTTGGATTCTTGCTTCTGCTTTATTTATGGAAATGATGGATGCTACTATTTTAAATACAGCTATACCAAATATTTCACTTGCTTTTAATACAAATCCAGTAAATTTAAAATTAGCAATAACAAGTTATCTTATCAGTTTAGCTATTTTTATTCCTATCAGTGGGTGGGCAGCAGATAACTATGGAACAAAAAATGTTTTTTCTACTTCCATTATCGTATTTTCTATAAGCTCTATTTTTTGCGGACTATCAAATTCTTTGCTTGAATTATCAATATTCAGGGCACTACAAGGGTTTGGTGCTGCAATGATGACTCCAGTGGCCCGACTTATTATGGTGCGTGTTTTTCCACCATCAGAATTAGTTAAAGCAACAATGTATATTTTTTTACCTGCATTAACAGGACCAATACTGGGGCCATTAATTGGCGGATTAATAACTACATATACAACGTGGAGATGGATTTTTTTTATTAATATTCCAATTGGAATTATCACTTTTATTTTAGCCCAAAAGTATATTATAAATGAAGAATCTACACAAAAAAAGAAACCAGATTTTCTAGGATTTTTTTTAATAGGAACATCTCTATCTTGTTTTGCTATTTCTCTCGAATCAATTGGGGAATCTATATTACCAACTTTAATATTAAAAGTTCTTTTATCAATTGGCTTGATTACTTTTATTATGTTTATATTTCATGCAATTCATTATAAAGAGAATTCTATACTAAATTTACAGTTATTTAAAATTAGAACATATCGAATTGGGGTCTTAGGAAATTTTATTTCTTATATTGCAACTGGAGGTGTTTCTTTTTTATTACCTCTATTATTTCAATTGCAATTTCAATATTCTCCTATAAAATCGGGTTTATTAATAGCTCCTATGGCTCTTGGAGCATTTACAATGCGAGGAATATCTTCACGTTTTATTAAAAAATTTGGTTTTAAAAAAATTATTTTTGTTGCTCCGTTTGGTATATCTTTTGCTTTGTTACTTATAGCACAAATCGATCATTCTAGTAGCTATTTATATATATGCATTTCCTGTTTCTTATTAGGTTTTTTTAATATTTTGTTATTTTCCAGCAATGGTCCTTTAATTTATGTTGATATCCCGAAAAGCAAATCCGCCAATGCAACCAGTTTAGATATTACTATAAGACAATTTACTTCTGGAATTTCTGTCGGCTTTGTTTCTTTTTTACTTTTAACATTTCTAGACTCTTTAAAAACAGATATCTTTAAATTTGAAGGTTTAAAAGCTTTTCATTTTACTTTATATATCTTAGCTGGAATAATACTTTTGCAAGTTTTTGTGAGTTTTGGTTTAAAAACTCACGATGGAGAAAACGCTTCAAAAAATGCTAATTAA
- a CDS encoding nitrilase-related carbon-nitrogen hydrolase, with protein sequence MLISCIQTNPQNDVKENVRNIISQIKIAAQEGSEVIVLPEMFSYMGDEKQRKYTKSKLKEDIFKELQDVSKENNIILVAGSHSEEISENPEKVFNTCVTYNKSGELISIYRKLHLFNLKDADGKPLYCESNSYEYGSMAEDYTLVTSEGNWKALNIICYDLRFPENIRNQKNFPFDIIFVPAAFTWQTGKEHWEILLRARAIENQCYVVACNQTGFFYNNQKRNYGNSMVIDPWGQIVARMGEEVGILSAQISKDKILESRAKLPAIVDRKIR encoded by the coding sequence ATGTTGATTTCATGTATTCAAACTAATCCACAAAATGATGTTAAAGAAAATGTAAGAAATATAATTTCACAAATAAAAATAGCTGCCCAAGAAGGTTCTGAAGTAATTGTATTACCAGAAATGTTTAGTTATATGGGTGATGAAAAACAAAGAAAATATACAAAAAGTAAATTAAAAGAAGATATTTTTAAAGAACTTCAAGATGTATCTAAAGAAAATAATATTATTTTGGTAGCGGGCAGTCATTCAGAAGAAATTTCTGAAAATCCGGAAAAAGTTTTTAATACATGTGTAACTTATAATAAATCTGGTGAATTAATTTCAATATACAGAAAACTACATTTATTTAATTTAAAAGATGCTGATGGCAAACCACTGTACTGCGAAAGCAATTCATACGAATATGGCTCAATGGCTGAAGACTATACTTTAGTTACTTCTGAAGGTAATTGGAAAGCTTTAAATATTATTTGTTACGATTTAAGATTCCCAGAAAATATTAGAAATCAAAAAAACTTTCCGTTTGATATTATTTTTGTCCCTGCAGCATTTACATGGCAAACAGGGAAAGAACATTGGGAAATTTTATTACGCGCAAGAGCGATTGAAAATCAATGCTATGTTGTAGCTTGCAATCAAACTGGATTTTTCTATAATAACCAAAAGAGAAATTACGGTAACAGCATGGTAATTGATCCTTGGGGACAAATAGTCGCAAGAATGGGCGAAGAAGTAGGAATTTTGTCTGCACAAATTAGTAAAGATAAAATTTTAGAATCTCGTGCCAAATTGCCTGCAATAGTTGACAGGAAAATTAGGTAA
- a CDS encoding glycosyltransferase, with translation MRLFKKKTILNPHKYFETNCIICNKKSEFIQNNISYTCDICPTCRSLGFASKTSYPARTINNNIIHLKNITGVSLNKKLVHTFYLGKEIPKKIQLYFLSNLKKLNAEGIFWVDAEKIEITNRSLKILSENTIPPIKFTVKSVSDLLNEFKNTPSCSYLSINKRNEIIQMIYGENSGYFKKTAYSTDALRLIALLLYGGLYVDTNTRITEKISTLSEIPEFGAKYIAIKSYMNSSVYEEYFALSNLEHGRVASSFANQKLNLSTTPSIYTQSHDSYYFSAAKMSVRPECSAILGNKGALFFDIVLFDMLERYQKRNKVYNYYLNEKHSKNLPTEDSVFSDYMSQNLGNAINTRNPIIINSMLLAQRFIMLKADIFDEKYFYFANCQMSDAKLEKELTALGYKGAVFFDTLGHRFIKYYSHSHKSSELPTPHSSKFEREVN, from the coding sequence ATGCGTCTATTTAAAAAGAAAACTATTTTAAATCCTCATAAGTATTTTGAAACTAATTGCATTATTTGCAACAAGAAAAGTGAATTTATTCAAAATAATATTTCTTATACATGTGACATTTGCCCCACCTGTCGTTCACTTGGTTTTGCAAGTAAAACATCTTATCCCGCAAGAACAATAAATAATAATATTATACATCTCAAAAATATTACTGGTGTTTCTTTAAACAAAAAACTAGTTCATACGTTTTATTTAGGCAAAGAAATACCAAAAAAAATTCAACTTTACTTTTTATCTAATTTAAAAAAATTAAATGCAGAAGGAATATTTTGGGTTGATGCAGAAAAAATTGAAATAACAAATAGATCACTAAAAATACTGTCAGAAAATACTATTCCACCCATTAAGTTCACTGTAAAGAGCGTAAGTGATCTATTAAATGAATTTAAAAATACGCCTAGTTGTAGCTATCTCAGTATAAACAAACGAAATGAAATCATTCAAATGATTTATGGTGAAAATAGTGGTTACTTTAAGAAAACCGCCTATAGTACCGACGCATTAAGGTTAATTGCTTTACTTTTATATGGTGGCTTATATGTTGATACGAATACTAGAATTACGGAAAAAATTTCAACTTTAAGTGAAATTCCTGAATTTGGCGCTAAATATATTGCTATAAAATCATATATGAATAGCTCTGTTTATGAAGAATACTTTGCTCTATCAAATCTTGAACACGGAAGAGTTGCATCGAGTTTTGCCAATCAAAAGCTTAATCTTTCAACAACACCATCAATATATACACAATCCCATGATTCATATTATTTTTCAGCTGCAAAGATGTCAGTTAGACCTGAATGTTCCGCCATCTTAGGAAACAAAGGTGCTTTATTTTTTGATATTGTTTTATTTGATATGCTTGAAAGATATCAAAAAAGAAATAAGGTATATAATTACTATCTGAATGAAAAACATTCAAAAAATTTACCAACCGAGGATTCTGTTTTTTCTGACTACATGTCCCAAAATTTGGGTAATGCAATTAATACTAGAAATCCAATCATAATTAACTCTATGCTTCTTGCACAAAGATTTATCATGCTGAAAGCTGATATATTTGATGAAAAATATTTCTACTTTGCTAATTGTCAGATGAGTGATGCAAAATTAGAAAAAGAATTAACTGCTTTAGGATATAAAGGGGCTGTTTTCTTTGATACCCTTGGACATCGCTTTATTAAATATTACTCTCACTCACACAAAAGTTCCGAACTACCTACTCCACATAGTAGTAAATTTGAGAGAGAGGTTAATTGA
- a CDS encoding zinc-binding dehydrogenase: MKAYEINNFGDENVFQKVDIDIPKIKDYEVLVKVIATSVNPIDYKLRRGDAPNFVKFPAILHVDFSGEIVEIGTNVRKNFPEYKIGLKVYGLAGGILNKSGALAEYIAVNIFQIDLVPENISSIQIASVPLAALTAWECILDRIKLKRNSKILIHGGAGSVGNFAIQFAKMKNAVVYTTVSSNEKLEIAKRAGADFVINYKLNSKEEYVREYTDNNGFDFVIDTVGQENFYSAVYCTKFKGHIVSTLARNSFDLLESSSKGLNIHLVNVMIPLIKNLNLIQQNNNLKKISNYLKNKKLLLNIDKKVFNFSEVSLAHKYAESGSSLGKVCIKF; this comes from the coding sequence TTGAAAGCATATGAGATTAATAATTTTGGTGATGAAAATGTTTTTCAAAAAGTTGATATTGATATCCCCAAAATAAAAGATTATGAAGTTTTAGTTAAAGTTATAGCTACAAGTGTTAATCCAATTGATTATAAATTGCGTAGAGGTGATGCTCCAAATTTTGTAAAATTTCCAGCAATTTTACATGTCGACTTTTCAGGTGAAATTGTTGAAATTGGTACAAATGTAAGAAAAAATTTTCCTGAATATAAAATAGGTTTAAAAGTATATGGGTTAGCCGGAGGTATTTTAAATAAATCTGGAGCATTAGCTGAATATATAGCTGTTAATATTTTTCAAATTGATTTAGTACCAGAAAATATTAGTAGTATTCAAATCGCATCTGTGCCATTAGCTGCTTTAACAGCTTGGGAATGTATTTTAGATCGAATTAAATTGAAAAGAAATTCTAAAATATTAATTCATGGGGGTGCCGGAAGTGTAGGAAATTTTGCCATCCAATTTGCAAAAATGAAAAATGCTGTAGTTTACACAACTGTTAGTAGTAATGAAAAGTTAGAAATTGCTAAAAGAGCGGGTGCAGATTTTGTAATAAATTACAAGTTAAATTCTAAAGAAGAATATGTAAGAGAATATACAGATAATAATGGATTTGACTTTGTAATTGATACAGTTGGGCAAGAAAACTTTTATTCTGCAGTATACTGTACAAAATTCAAGGGACATATAGTATCAACTCTAGCTAGAAATTCATTTGATTTATTGGAATCATCATCTAAAGGATTAAACATTCATCTAGTAAATGTAATGATACCATTAATTAAAAATTTAAATTTAATTCAGCAAAACAATAATTTAAAAAAAATATCAAATTACTTAAAAAATAAAAAATTATTGCTTAATATAGACAAAAAAGTTTTTAATTTTAGTGAAGTTAGTCTTGCTCATAAATATGCAGAAAGTGGTAGTTCATTAGGAAAAGTTTGTATTAAATTTTGA